In Streptomyces puniciscabiei, a single genomic region encodes these proteins:
- the rpsK gene encoding 30S ribosomal protein S11, which translates to MPPKGRQGAAKKVRRKEKKNVAHGHAHIKSTFNNTIVSITDPSGNVISWASAGHVGFKGSRKSTPFAAQMAAESAARRAQEHGMRKVDVFVKGPGSGRETAIRSLQATGLEVGSIQDVTPTPHNGCRPPKRRRV; encoded by the coding sequence ATGCCCCCCAAGGGACGTCAGGGCGCTGCCAAGAAGGTGCGCCGCAAGGAAAAGAAGAACGTCGCTCACGGCCACGCGCACATCAAGAGCACGTTCAACAACACGATCGTCTCCATCACGGACCCGTCCGGCAACGTGATCTCCTGGGCCTCCGCCGGCCACGTCGGCTTCAAGGGCTCCCGGAAGTCCACGCCGTTCGCCGCGCAGATGGCCGCCGAGTCGGCCGCCCGCCGTGCCCAGGAGCACGGCATGCGCAAGGTCGACGTGTTCGTCAAGGGCCCGGGCTCCGGTCGTGAGACCGCGATCCGCTCCCTGCAGGCCACGGGCCTCGAGGTCGGCTCCATCCAGGACGTCACCCCGACCCCGCACAACGGCTGCCGTCCGCCGAAGCGTCGTCGCGTCTGA
- the rpsM gene encoding 30S ribosomal protein S13, with protein sequence MARVSGVDIPREKRVEVALTYVFGIGRTLSKETLAATGVDPNTRVRDLSEEQLVAIREYVDNNIKTEGDLRREIQADIRRKVEIGCYQGLRHRRGLPVRGQRTSTNARTRKGPRRAIAGKKKPGKK encoded by the coding sequence ATGGCACGCGTTTCCGGTGTTGACATCCCGCGCGAAAAGCGCGTGGAGGTCGCCCTGACCTACGTGTTCGGCATCGGCCGGACCCTCTCGAAGGAGACGCTGGCTGCGACCGGCGTCGACCCGAACACCCGCGTTCGCGACCTCTCCGAGGAGCAGCTCGTCGCGATTCGCGAGTACGTCGACAACAACATCAAGACCGAGGGTGACCTCCGTCGCGAGATCCAGGCCGACATCCGCCGCAAGGTCGAGATCGGCTGCTACCAGGGTCTCCGTCACCGTCGCGGTCTGCCCGTCCGCGGTCAGCGCACCAGCACCAACGCCCGCACCCGCAAGGGCCCGCGTCGCGCCATCGCCGGCAAGAAGAAGCCGGGCAAGAAGTAG
- the infA gene encoding translation initiation factor IF-1, translated as MAKKQGAIEIEGTVVESLPNAMFKVELQNGHQVLAHISGKMRMHYIRILPDDRVVVELSPYDLTRGRIVYRYK; from the coding sequence GTGGCCAAGAAGCAAGGTGCCATCGAGATCGAGGGCACTGTCGTCGAGTCTCTGCCGAACGCCATGTTCAAGGTCGAGCTCCAGAACGGCCACCAGGTCCTGGCACACATCAGCGGCAAGATGCGTATGCACTACATCCGCATCCTCCCTGACGACCGGGTCGTGGTGGAGCTGTCTCCGTACGACCTGACGCGTGGCCGGATCGTCTACCGCTACAAGTAG
- a CDS encoding adenylate kinase translates to MRIVLVGPPGAGKGTQAVRLAKELAIPHISTGDLFRANINQETELGKLAKSYMAAGNLVPDEVTIAMAKDRMEQKDAEGGFLLDGFPRNVQQAEALDELLETEDFKLDAVLDLEVPEEEVVKRIAGRRICRNEPSHVFHVTYSPPKKEGVCDVCGGELYQRDDDSEDTVRKRLEVYHTQTEPIIDYYKAQGLVVTISSLGPVDEVTQRALEALKREKDEQ, encoded by the coding sequence ATGCGTATCGTCCTCGTCGGGCCGCCGGGTGCCGGTAAGGGAACGCAGGCCGTCCGGCTCGCCAAGGAGCTGGCCATCCCGCACATCTCCACGGGCGACCTGTTCCGGGCCAACATCAACCAGGAGACCGAGCTCGGCAAGCTCGCGAAGTCCTACATGGCCGCGGGCAACCTTGTCCCGGACGAGGTCACCATCGCGATGGCCAAGGACCGCATGGAGCAGAAGGACGCCGAGGGCGGCTTCCTGCTGGACGGCTTCCCGCGCAATGTGCAGCAGGCCGAGGCGCTGGACGAGCTGCTGGAGACCGAGGACTTCAAGCTTGACGCCGTCCTGGACCTGGAGGTCCCGGAGGAAGAGGTCGTCAAGCGGATCGCCGGCCGGCGCATCTGCCGCAACGAGCCCTCGCACGTCTTCCACGTGACGTACAGCCCGCCGAAGAAGGAGGGCGTGTGCGACGTCTGCGGCGGTGAGCTGTACCAGCGCGACGACGACTCCGAGGACACCGTCCGCAAGCGGCTGGAGGTCTACCACACGCAGACCGAGCCGATCATCGACTACTACAAGGCGCAGGGCCTGGTCGTGACGATCTCCTCCCTGGGCCCCGTGGACGAGGTCACGCAGCGGGCGCTGGAAGCCCTCAAGCGTGAGAAGGACGAGCAGTAA
- the secY gene encoding preprotein translocase subunit SecY — protein MLTAFARAFRTPDLRKKLLFTLGIIVVYRVGTHIPIPGVNYKAVQQCVTEAGANQGLFGLVNMFSGGALLQITVFALGIMPYITASIILQLLTVVIPRLEALKKEGQAGTAKITQYTRYLTVALAILQGTGLVATARTGRLFNGCSVATSIVPDQAIFTTITMVVCMTAGTCVVMWLGELITDRGIGNGMSILMFISIAATFPSALWAIKKQGTLAGGWIEFGTVILVGLVMVALVVFVEQAQRRIPVQYAKRMIGRRSYGGTSTYIPLKVNQAGVIPVIFASSLLYIPALVAQFAGGKSGWKTWVEQNLTKGDHPIYITLYFLLIVFFAFFYVAISFNPEEVADNMKKYGGFIPGIRAGRPTAEYLSYVLNRITWPGSLYLGLIALVPTMALVGFGATNNFPFGGTSILIIVGVGLETVKQIESQLQQRNYEGFLR, from the coding sequence GTGCTCACCGCGTTCGCCCGGGCGTTCAGGACGCCCGACCTGCGCAAGAAGCTGCTCTTCACGCTGGGCATCATCGTGGTCTACCGGGTCGGTACCCACATTCCGATCCCCGGCGTCAACTACAAGGCCGTCCAGCAGTGTGTCACCGAGGCCGGGGCCAACCAGGGCCTGTTCGGCCTCGTGAACATGTTCAGCGGCGGTGCGCTGCTGCAGATCACGGTCTTCGCGCTCGGCATCATGCCGTACATCACGGCCAGCATCATCCTTCAGCTGCTGACCGTGGTCATCCCGCGCCTGGAAGCCCTCAAGAAGGAGGGCCAGGCCGGTACGGCGAAGATCACGCAGTACACCCGTTACCTGACGGTGGCCCTCGCCATCCTGCAGGGCACCGGCCTGGTCGCCACCGCCCGCACCGGCCGGCTGTTCAACGGCTGCTCGGTCGCCACGAGCATCGTCCCGGACCAGGCGATCTTCACGACGATCACGATGGTCGTCTGCATGACCGCCGGTACGTGTGTCGTGATGTGGCTCGGTGAGCTGATCACCGACCGCGGCATCGGCAACGGCATGTCGATCCTGATGTTCATCTCGATCGCCGCGACCTTCCCGTCCGCGCTGTGGGCCATCAAGAAGCAGGGCACCCTGGCCGGCGGCTGGATCGAGTTCGGCACCGTCATCCTGGTCGGCCTGGTCATGGTCGCGCTCGTCGTCTTCGTCGAGCAGGCCCAGCGCCGCATCCCGGTGCAGTACGCGAAGCGCATGATCGGCCGCCGTTCCTACGGTGGTACGTCCACGTACATCCCGCTCAAGGTGAACCAGGCGGGTGTGATTCCGGTCATCTTCGCCTCCTCGCTGCTCTACATCCCGGCGCTCGTGGCGCAGTTCGCGGGGGGCAAGTCGGGCTGGAAGACCTGGGTCGAGCAGAACCTCACCAAGGGCGATCACCCGATTTACATCACTCTGTACTTCTTGCTCATCGTTTTCTTCGCGTTCTTCTACGTGGCGATCTCCTTCAACCCCGAGGAAGTCGCCGACAACATGAAGAAGTATGGTGGCTTCATCCCGGGCATCCGGGCTGGCCGACCGACCGCTGAGTACCTCAGCTACGTGCTCAACCGGATCACCTGGCCGGGTTCGCTGTATCTGGGTCTGATTGCTCTCGTGCCAACAATGGCGTTGGTCGGGTTCGGGGCGACGAACAACTTCCCGTTCGGTGGAACCAGCATCCTGATCATCGTGGGTGTCGGTCTCGAGACGGTGAAGCAGATCGAGAGCCAGCTCCAGCAGCGCAATTACGAAGGGTTCCTCCGCTGA
- the rpmJ gene encoding 50S ribosomal protein L36, which produces MKVKPSVKKICDKCRVIRRHGRVMVICENPRHKQRQG; this is translated from the coding sequence ATGAAGGTCAAGCCGAGCGTCAAGAAGATCTGCGACAAGTGCAGGGTGATCCGCCGTCACGGCCGGGTCATGGTCATCTGCGAGAACCCGCGCCACAAGCAGCGCCAGGGCTGA
- the map gene encoding type I methionyl aminopeptidase: protein MVQIKTPEQIAKMRAAGLVVAAIHAATREAAVPGASTKDLDEVARKVLAEHGAKSNFLGYGGFPATICTSVNDVVVHGIPSDEVVLKDGDIISIDCGAIVDGWHGDAAYTAFVGSGHAPELIELSRVTEESMWAGIAAMKQGNRLVDVSRAIETYIRRQPKPGGGRYGIIEDYGGHGIGTEMHMDPHLLNYVDRRRGKGPKLVPGFCLAIEPMVSLGTPKTEVLSDDWTVITTDGTWSSHWEHSVALTAEGPLVLTAPDGGKAKLAEYGITAAPDPLG from the coding sequence ATGGTGCAGATCAAGACGCCCGAGCAGATCGCGAAGATGCGTGCGGCGGGCCTGGTCGTCGCCGCCATCCACGCGGCCACCCGCGAGGCCGCGGTGCCCGGCGCCTCCACCAAGGACCTGGACGAGGTCGCCCGCAAGGTGCTGGCCGAGCACGGCGCCAAGTCGAACTTCCTGGGGTACGGCGGCTTCCCCGCGACCATCTGCACCTCCGTGAACGACGTCGTCGTGCACGGCATCCCCTCCGACGAGGTCGTCCTCAAGGACGGCGACATCATCTCCATCGACTGCGGCGCGATCGTCGACGGCTGGCACGGCGACGCCGCCTACACGGCGTTCGTGGGTTCCGGTCATGCCCCGGAGCTGATCGAGCTCTCCCGGGTGACGGAGGAGTCGATGTGGGCCGGTATCGCGGCTATGAAGCAGGGCAACCGGCTCGTCGACGTCTCCCGCGCGATCGAGACGTACATCCGCCGCCAGCCGAAGCCGGGCGGCGGCAGGTACGGGATCATCGAGGACTACGGCGGCCACGGCATCGGTACCGAGATGCACATGGACCCGCATCTGCTGAACTACGTCGACCGCCGCCGCGGCAAGGGCCCCAAGCTGGTGCCCGGCTTCTGCCTCGCGATCGAGCCGATGGTCTCCCTCGGCACCCCGAAGACCGAGGTCCTCTCGGACGACTGGACGGTCATCACCACCGACGGCACCTGGTCCTCCCACTGGGAGCACTCGGTCGCCCTGACGGCCGAGGGCCCACTGGTCCTGACGGCACCCGACGGGGGCAAGGCGAAGCTGGCCGAGTACGGCATCACGGCCGCCCCCGATCCGCTCGGTTAG
- a CDS encoding DNA-directed RNA polymerase subunit alpha, which produces MLIAQRPSLTEEVVDEFRSRFVIEPLEPGFGYTLGNSLRRTLLSSIPGAAVTSIRIDGVLHEFTTVPGVKEDVTDLILNIKQLVVSSEHDEPVVMYLRKQGPGLVTAADIAPPAGVEVHNPDLVLATLNGKGKLEMELTVERGRGYVSAVQNKQVGQEIGRIPVDSIYSPVLKVTYKVEATRVEQRTDFDKLIVDVETKQAMRPRDAMASAGKTLVELFGLARELNIDAEGIDMGPSPTDAALAADLALPIEELELTVRSYNCLKREGIHSVGELVARSEADLLDIRNFGAKSIDEVKAKLAGMGLALKDSPPGFDPTAAADAFGADDDADAGFVETEQY; this is translated from the coding sequence ATGCTGATCGCTCAGCGTCCCTCGTTGACCGAAGAGGTCGTCGACGAGTTCCGCTCCCGGTTCGTGATCGAGCCGCTGGAGCCGGGCTTCGGCTACACCCTCGGCAACTCCCTGCGCCGTACGCTCCTGTCCTCGATCCCGGGTGCCGCCGTCACCTCGATCCGGATCGACGGCGTCCTGCACGAGTTCACCACCGTGCCGGGCGTCAAGGAGGACGTCACCGACCTGATCCTCAACATCAAGCAGCTGGTCGTCTCCTCGGAGCACGACGAGCCGGTCGTGATGTACCTGCGCAAGCAGGGCCCGGGTCTGGTCACCGCCGCCGACATCGCGCCCCCGGCCGGTGTCGAGGTGCACAACCCCGACCTCGTCCTCGCCACGCTCAACGGCAAGGGCAAGCTGGAGATGGAGCTGACGGTCGAGCGTGGCCGCGGTTACGTCTCCGCCGTGCAGAACAAGCAGGTGGGCCAGGAGATCGGCCGTATCCCGGTCGACTCCATCTACTCGCCGGTGCTGAAGGTCACGTACAAGGTCGAGGCCACGCGTGTCGAGCAGCGCACCGACTTCGACAAGCTGATCGTCGACGTCGAGACCAAGCAGGCCATGCGTCCGCGTGACGCCATGGCGTCGGCCGGCAAGACCCTGGTCGAGCTGTTCGGTCTGGCCCGCGAGCTCAACATCGACGCCGAGGGCATCGACATGGGCCCGTCCCCCACGGACGCCGCCCTGGCCGCCGACCTCGCGCTGCCGATCGAGGAGCTGGAGCTCACGGTCCGCTCCTACAACTGCCTCAAGCGTGAGGGCATCCACTCCGTGGGTGAGCTCGTGGCGCGCTCGGAGGCCGACCTCCTGGACATCCGCAACTTCGGTGCGAAGTCCATCGACGAGGTCAAGGCGAAGCTGGCCGGCATGGGCCTGGCCCTGAAGGACAGCCCGCCCGGATTCGACCCCACGGCCGCTGCCG
- the rplO gene encoding 50S ribosomal protein L15: MAEQNPLKIHNLRPAPGAKTAKTRVGRGEASKGKTAGRGTKGTKARYQVPERFEGGQMPLHMRLPKLKGFKNPFKTEYQVVNLDKLAALYPEGGEVTVEGLVAKGAVRKNSLVKVLGQGEVSVALQVTVDAVSGSAKEKITAAGGTVTELV, from the coding sequence ATGGCGGAGCAGAACCCGCTGAAGATCCACAACCTCCGTCCGGCCCCCGGCGCCAAGACCGCCAAGACCCGTGTGGGTCGTGGTGAGGCGTCGAAGGGTAAGACGGCCGGTCGTGGTACCAAGGGCACCAAGGCCCGCTACCAGGTTCCGGAGCGCTTCGAGGGTGGCCAGATGCCGCTCCACATGCGCCTCCCGAAGCTGAAGGGCTTCAAGAACCCGTTCAAGACCGAGTACCAGGTCGTGAACCTCGACAAGCTGGCCGCGCTCTACCCCGAGGGTGGCGAGGTCACCGTCGAGGGTCTGGTGGCCAAGGGTGCCGTTCGCAAGAACAGCCTCGTCAAGGTCCTGGGCCAGGGCGAGGTCTCCGTGGCGCTGCAGGTGACGGTCGACGCCGTCTCCGGCTCCGCCAAGGAGAAGATCACCGCCGCCGGCGGTACGGTCACCGAGCTGGTCTGA